Genomic segment of Paenalkalicoccus suaedae:
GATTTGAGCTTAGTGGGAACGGCGATAATACCTGGTTCGATATCCATCTTTGGGCTTAAAACAATTTTAATAACATCAATATTAGATAGCACTAGTTTGTACAAGAATAATAAAATGAGTTTTGCCATAGCAACAACGCGCTTAAAATAAAACTCAAATTCTAGGAAGCGGCGCAGTACGATGAGTAATAGTAATCCGATTATATAACCGACTACAAAATCTGGAAACGTATACGTACCACGAAGCATCATCCAAATGAGCGCTAAGGCAATATTCAAGAGAATTTGAAAAGCCATGGCAACTACTCCTTCAACACAGAATCGATATATTCAGACGGATTCATTAATTGCTCTCCAATAAGGAGAGAGAATTGAATAAAGGGTTCCGCTGCAACCCCTAAAGCAATCGTTAAGAAAATGAGTGGTAGTGTAGGTAAAATGAGCTTTGTTACCTTTACATCCTTAAAGTTAGGATT
This window contains:
- a CDS encoding Na+/H+ antiporter subunit E codes for the protein MAFQILLNIALALIWMMLRGTYTFPDFVVGYIIGLLLLIVLRRFLEFEFYFKRVVAMAKLILLFLYKLVLSNIDVIKIVLSPKMDIEPGIIAVPTKLKSDWEVTLLANLISLTPGTLTMNFSEDGRTLYIHSIHVPDKDAAIKEIRDTFEKAILEVTN